The genome window GGACCACCTCCGGACATACGGCCAACCCCACGACACGGCCCCCGCTGCCAGGCACGTTCATCAGCCAGCACCGGTGGCGTGGGCAGACTCGCTGGTGCGCCGCCAGGTACACCCGGGCTGGTGCAACGCGACCGGTCCGCGCAGCCACACAGCCCGGGCACGCCGGACCCCAGGCAGCAACCGTCTCCACCCCGTTGTAAAGCCGCGCCGCCGGCCGCTCCTTCGAGGGGCCCAGCGGCTCCTCCCGCGTCCAGGCCGGCAACGCACGGCGTAAGCCCACCTGCGGCACACGACACAGCGCCGCGACCCGGTCCCGGGCCGCGGCGTTCAAGAACACCTCACTGTCGCCCTGCAGAGCCCGGACGACGCCCTGCTGGCCAGCCACTTCGGTAACCGACGACAGCAGACTCCGCACCGTCAGGCCGTACCTGTCCGCGATCCGCCCCAGGAACGACAGCGTCATCTCACCCTGTAGGGGAGCCACCCGAAAGGCACCCGCGGCCAGCAACAGTTTCCCCACCCATCCCGTGGCTTGTGACAAAGATCGTGCTTCGGCTCAGACGAGCTGTGACTGAGCGGCACGGTTGGCCAGTGTGGCCGACTGGAGCACTCGCCGGGCCGCGACGAGATCAGCCGCCCCGAGCCGGCCTGTGTGCCTCACCCGAGGGCAGCCGATTGGTCAGCCGCGGACGTGGATGCAAATGCGCACGGTTCCTCCGATGGCTGCCGCCGCAGCGCCGATCCCGAGGACCGTACCGAGATAGCCGGCGTTGTCGGTGAGGGCGAGCACGATTACAGCCGCGACCGTGGCCAGGAGAGTCAGCGCGGTGATCCACTGCAGCGCCTTCTCCATGCGGCTCGAATGCGCCGGTGCTGAATCATGGTCGAGCGAAGTCATTGTGGTTTTCCTTTGCGAGTCAACCGATGGCGGAGCTCAGCCTTGTCCGGCCGGGGCGGGCCGGGCCAGCAGTCCGGGTTGTCCGGCGGATGGGCCCGGACGGGGTTCCGGCACGGCAGCATGGTCCTGGCTGTTGATGCAGGCGGGGGAGGAAGACAAGGCGATGAACGGGGCGGGAACGAAATGGGGGCCGTTGTCAGGACCGAGTGCCGCGCACAACGAAGTGGCCCAGCTGTTGCGGTCGTGGCTCGACCAGGTCGGCTGCACCGTGCCCGCCTTGATCGACCGGTTTACCCCGGAGCACTTCGGCGACGGTGCCCCGCCGCGACGCACTGCAACTTATGAGCGCCTCGCGGGCAGGGGCCTGACGTGGGAATTCATCGAGGCCGTTGTGGATGTCACCACGGACAACGCCGCACTGCAGGAACGGCGTCTGGCCGAAGTCCGCGCCCCCTGGGACGCGGCCTGCCAGAGGGCGGTCTCTCGCCGCGAGCTGGTGGACAGCCATCTGGCGCTCCGGGCACTCGATCTCGCCGAGCAGCTGCGCCAGGCAGAGCAGCGTGAGGCAGCGCTGCTGGCGGAGCGGGACCGCATGCGGCAGGTGGCACGGGCCCTGCTGATGATCTGTGAGCGGATCCGGCAACGAGTGGATGATCTGAGGCTGGCTCAGGCCCGGGGACAGCTGGCAGAGGGAGATTCGTCGGTGCTGGCATGGAAGCACCGGCTGCAGGAGAGCGAGTGGCTACAGGTCGTTGCCGAGATGGAGCGGGACCGTGCCCAGCGCATGCTGGTGGAGTGGTCGCAGTACGTCGCCGATCTCAGCCGTTCCCTGCTGCCAGGAGGCCGCCCCGGCGAGCCGCAGCCGACCATCGCGAGGGCAAGTGCTCCGCCAGCTCTCGATCTTCAGGATGGTGAGCTTGCCGACGTCGACCGCATGTTGGGCCTGACGGGGCAAGAGGTCGAGATTGCGGGAGAGGTCCTCGACGGCTTCTCCGACGAGTTCGCCCACCAGAACGGCACAGGGGAGGGATTCCTGCAGTCGGTGCGGCTGGTCGGCGGGCAGCACGTTGGGCTGTCCTCCTTGCCGATCATCCGAAGCTTGCAAAAGGGGGTTTCGTTCCACTCCGGGATCACTGTATTGGCGGGCCCGAACGGCTCGGGGAAGTCGGCCGTTCTGGAAGCACTGGCACTGCTGACACACTGCCGCTTCAGCAACGGCGGCCTGCCGCATGGGCTTAGTTCACTCAGCCGTGTGATCGCCGGAGGGCTGGAGGCGCGGTGGTCCACCTCGCGGGAGCCGGAGAGCCGCCTGTTCGTGTCATACCTGGGCACCTCCCCCGAGGGCTCGGATGCGCTTCTTGAAGGTATGGACGGGCCAAACCGGCTGTTTCTGCTCGATGAGCCGGAGGCTGGCCTGCACCCGGAGGCCAGCGCCCGGCAAGTGCAGTGGATGTACGAGAGGGTCGAGCAGGGCTGTCAGTTCGTAATTGCGACGCACAGCATGACCCTCGCGTCGCTGTCGCGGGCCCGGATCATTCGTTTCCGCCCGGAGAGACCCCCATAGGCCGAGCTCGCCGCACTCCGCCTTCTGGCTCCAGCCGGTTTGCTGCGCGTCCAGCAAGGTGCCGATGCTGCGGGCGGTTCGCCGAGATGCGGTGCTCAGAACGGCCAGGTGAAGCACTAAGTGGCCAAATCAAGCGCTC of Streptomyces phaeolivaceus contains these proteins:
- a CDS encoding AAA family ATPase, with the protein product MQAGEEDKAMNGAGTKWGPLSGPSAAHNEVAQLLRSWLDQVGCTVPALIDRFTPEHFGDGAPPRRTATYERLAGRGLTWEFIEAVVDVTTDNAALQERRLAEVRAPWDAACQRAVSRRELVDSHLALRALDLAEQLRQAEQREAALLAERDRMRQVARALLMICERIRQRVDDLRLAQARGQLAEGDSSVLAWKHRLQESEWLQVVAEMERDRAQRMLVEWSQYVADLSRSLLPGGRPGEPQPTIARASAPPALDLQDGELADVDRMLGLTGQEVEIAGEVLDGFSDEFAHQNGTGEGFLQSVRLVGGQHVGLSSLPIIRSLQKGVSFHSGITVLAGPNGSGKSAVLEALALLTHCRFSNGGLPHGLSSLSRVIAGGLEARWSTSREPESRLFVSYLGTSPEGSDALLEGMDGPNRLFLLDEPEAGLHPEASARQVQWMYERVEQGCQFVIATHSMTLASLSRARIIRFRPERPP